One genomic window of Pirellulales bacterium includes the following:
- a CDS encoding S46 family peptidase produces MASLLMPTTFLLSHAPRLSADEGMWLFTNPPLATLRERYDFSPSAEWLSHLRQSAVRFNSGGSGSFVSPRGLVMTNHHVGADALAKLSSPEHDYLNDGFHARSLDQEIKCLDLELNVLVKIEDVTPQVMAAVKDGMSSADAEKARRAAMNTIEQSAKEKTGLRSDVVTLYQGGEYHLYSYKQYTDVRLVFAPEHKIAFFGGDPDNFEFPRYDLDICFFRAYENGQPAQVPHHLTWSAHGAAENELVFVAGHPGKTDRQNTVAHLEFMRDWTFPWQLNLLKRREVLLKNYSDRNAENALQAQDELFGIQNSRKARLGGLAGLQDPAVMQAKVAAENHLRATLKNDPSQSENAAAWTEIADGLAGIKPIYFELLLLERAEAFDSRYFDIARDLVRLAIEREKPNAERLREYRESALDSLKQELFSAAPLYEALEIAKLADSLGLYQEMQAGDGWAVQPDSATSQRRHELLAQVLAGKSPRERAAELIRGSKLRDIAYRQELFDGGLAAIKASEDPMIKLALLVDPAAREVRKTMESVLEEPLRQAYAKIAKARFATAGTSVYPDATFTLRLAFGTVRGFTEPDGTVVPPWTTLGGAFEHAQKHDNKYPFQLPESWIKAKDRLRLDTPFNFISTADIIGGNSGSPVVNRAGEIVGIIFDGNIQSLVLDFAYSDTQARAVSVHSAGIIEALDKVYDARELVEELRKGK; encoded by the coding sequence ATGGCCTCCCTGTTGATGCCAACCACCTTTCTATTATCACACGCACCCCGGCTGAGCGCCGATGAGGGGATGTGGCTCTTTACCAATCCGCCATTGGCCACCCTGCGGGAGCGCTATGATTTTTCCCCCTCCGCCGAGTGGCTGTCCCATCTGCGGCAATCGGCGGTGCGCTTTAATAGCGGCGGCAGCGGATCGTTTGTCTCGCCACGGGGATTGGTCATGACCAATCATCACGTTGGGGCGGACGCGCTGGCCAAGTTGAGCTCTCCCGAGCACGACTATCTCAACGACGGTTTTCATGCCCGGTCCCTGGATCAAGAAATCAAGTGCCTCGATCTGGAACTAAATGTTCTGGTCAAAATTGAGGATGTCACGCCCCAGGTCATGGCGGCGGTCAAGGACGGAATGTCCTCCGCCGACGCCGAAAAAGCCCGCCGCGCCGCGATGAACACCATCGAACAATCGGCCAAGGAAAAAACCGGCCTGCGCAGCGATGTGGTCACCCTGTACCAGGGGGGCGAATATCATCTGTACTCTTATAAGCAATACACCGATGTGCGGCTGGTCTTTGCCCCGGAACACAAGATCGCGTTCTTTGGTGGGGATCCGGACAATTTTGAATTTCCCCGCTATGACTTGGATATTTGCTTTTTTCGCGCGTACGAAAACGGCCAACCCGCCCAGGTGCCTCACCATCTGACCTGGAGCGCGCACGGCGCGGCGGAAAATGAGCTGGTCTTTGTCGCCGGCCATCCCGGCAAGACCGATCGCCAAAACACCGTCGCCCATCTGGAATTTATGCGAGATTGGACATTCCCCTGGCAGCTTAATTTGCTCAAACGGCGCGAAGTCCTATTAAAGAACTACAGCGACCGCAATGCCGAAAACGCGCTCCAGGCCCAGGATGAATTGTTTGGCATTCAAAATAGCCGCAAAGCGCGGTTGGGGGGGTTGGCGGGCTTGCAAGATCCCGCCGTGATGCAGGCCAAAGTCGCCGCCGAGAACCACCTGCGGGCCACTCTCAAAAACGATCCCTCCCAATCAGAGAACGCCGCCGCCTGGACCGAAATTGCCGACGGTTTGGCGGGGATCAAACCGATTTACTTTGAATTGCTGCTGTTGGAGCGGGCGGAGGCGTTTGATTCCCGCTATTTTGACATCGCCCGCGATCTGGTGCGCCTGGCGATCGAGCGGGAAAAACCCAACGCCGAACGCCTGCGCGAGTACCGCGAATCCGCCTTGGACTCGCTCAAGCAAGAACTCTTTTCCGCCGCGCCTCTTTACGAAGCACTGGAAATCGCCAAATTGGCCGACTCCCTGGGCTTGTACCAGGAAATGCAAGCCGGTGATGGCTGGGCGGTGCAGCCCGATTCCGCCACCAGCCAACGGCGGCACGAACTGCTGGCCCAGGTGCTAGCGGGCAAATCCCCCCGGGAACGGGCGGCGGAACTGATTCGCGGCAGCAAATTGCGGGATATTGCCTATCGGCAGGAACTCTTTGATGGGGGCTTGGCGGCGATCAAGGCCAGCGAAGACCCGATGATCAAGCTCGCATTGTTGGTGGATCCGGCCGCCCGCGAAGTGCGCAAGACGATGGAGTCGGTCCTGGAGGAACCACTGCGCCAGGCGTATGCTAAAATCGCCAAAGCCCGTTTTGCCACCGCCGGGACCAGCGTCTATCCCGACGCCACGTTTACCCTGCGGCTGGCCTTTGGGACGGTGCGTGGCTTTACAGAGCCGGACGGCACGGTGGTCCCTCCGTGGACCACGCTGGGAGGGGCCTTTGAACATGCGCAAAAGCATGACAATAAATACCCGTTTCAACTTCCCGAAAGTTGGATCAAGGCCAAGGATCGCCTGCGCCTTGATACGCCGTTTAACTTTATAAGCACGGCGGACATCATCGGCGGTAATAGCGGTAGCCCGGTGGTAAATCGCGCGGGCGAAATCGTGGGGATCATCTTTGATGGCAATATCCAGTCATTAGTGCTTGATTTTGCCTATTCCGACACCCAGGCCCGCGCGGTTTCGGTTCATTCGGCGGGAATCATCGAAGCGTTGGATAAAGTGTACGACGCCCGCGAGTTGGTGGAGGAACTGCGGAAAGGTAAGTAA